From Sporosarcina sp. Marseille-Q4943, the proteins below share one genomic window:
- the speE gene encoding polyamine aminopropyltransferase, whose product MNLWFKENHSPNVQFSMKVIEHLYTGKSEFQKIDVLETAEFGRVLTLDGYVMVTEKDEFIYHDMITHVPMATNPGIKKVLVIGAGDGGTIRELTKYDSIEHIDMVEIDEKVVDVCREFIPQTASKLDDPRVHLHFEDGLKFVRSRNDEYDLIIVDSTDPFGPGEGLFTREFYGNCYKALNDEGILVNQHESPFYEEDALGMQRAHKRIIGFFPVCKVYQLHIPTYPSGHWLFGFASKKYDPINDLDADAWNRLGLQTKYYNTDIHVGSFALPNYVKEQLEDVE is encoded by the coding sequence ATGAACTTATGGTTTAAGGAAAATCACTCGCCGAATGTCCAATTTTCGATGAAGGTCATTGAACATCTGTACACCGGGAAAAGCGAGTTCCAGAAAATCGATGTGCTAGAAACAGCTGAATTCGGCCGCGTTCTCACATTGGACGGATACGTCATGGTCACTGAAAAGGATGAATTCATTTATCACGATATGATCACACACGTACCGATGGCAACCAATCCCGGCATTAAGAAAGTGCTCGTCATCGGAGCTGGTGACGGCGGCACAATCCGTGAACTGACGAAATATGATTCAATCGAGCATATTGATATGGTTGAAATCGATGAAAAGGTCGTCGACGTGTGCCGGGAATTCATCCCCCAAACTGCGAGTAAACTCGACGATCCGCGTGTACATCTCCATTTCGAGGACGGCTTGAAATTCGTCCGTTCGCGCAATGATGAGTACGATTTAATCATCGTCGACTCTACGGACCCTTTCGGACCGGGAGAGGGCTTATTCACAAGGGAGTTTTACGGCAACTGCTATAAGGCGTTGAACGATGAAGGCATCCTTGTCAATCAACACGAAAGCCCTTTTTACGAAGAAGATGCGCTCGGTATGCAACGGGCGCATAAGCGGATTATCGGGTTTTTCCCGGTATGCAAAGTGTACCAGTTGCACATTCCGACTTATCCTTCGGGACATTGGCTGTTCGGATTCGCCTCCAAAAAATATGATCCTATCAATGATTTGGATGCAGATGCTTGGAATCGGCTCGGCTTGCAAACGAAGTATTACAACACCGACATCCACGTCGGCTCGTTTGCATTGCCGAACTACGTAAAGGAGCAATTGGAAGATGTTGAATAA
- the speB gene encoding agmatinase — translation MLNKNIETFIGCDNEFEEAGIVVFGAPFDSTTSYRPGTRFASKVMRGESFGIETYSPYQDKDLEDIPVYDGGDLELSFGNTVKALDQIEEYTRKIVQAGKLPCMIGGEHLVTLGAVRAVAEQYPDLHIIQFDAHADLRDDYLDEKLSHATVIHRVWDIVGDDRIFQFGIRSGDRSEFEWGKDRVFTNKFNFNGLEDVVERLQGKPVYLTIDLDVLDPSVFPGTGTPEAGGVSFMELLQAILTVSGLNIVACDVNELSPIYDQSGVSTAVACKVLRELLLAVQK, via the coding sequence ATGTTGAATAAAAATATTGAAACGTTCATCGGATGTGACAATGAATTTGAAGAAGCGGGCATCGTCGTTTTCGGGGCACCTTTCGATTCGACCACTTCATACCGTCCTGGAACACGCTTCGCAAGCAAGGTGATGCGCGGTGAATCATTTGGTATTGAGACGTACAGTCCTTATCAAGATAAAGATCTAGAAGACATCCCCGTCTATGACGGTGGAGATCTTGAATTAAGTTTCGGGAACACGGTAAAGGCTTTAGACCAAATTGAGGAGTATACGAGGAAAATCGTCCAGGCAGGAAAGCTCCCATGCATGATTGGCGGCGAGCACTTAGTGACTCTCGGAGCTGTCCGAGCTGTTGCAGAACAATATCCTGACCTGCATATTATCCAATTTGATGCCCATGCGGATTTACGGGACGATTACCTCGATGAAAAACTATCGCATGCAACTGTCATCCATCGTGTATGGGACATTGTAGGAGATGATCGAATCTTCCAATTCGGTATCCGTTCGGGAGACCGGAGCGAGTTTGAATGGGGCAAGGATCGGGTTTTCACAAACAAATTCAATTTTAATGGATTGGAAGATGTCGTTGAAAGATTACAAGGGAAACCGGTTTATCTGACAATCGATTTGGATGTACTGGATCCTTCGGTCTTCCCTGGAACAGGCACTCCTGAAGCTGGCGGCGTCAGTTTCATGGAGCTATTGCAAGCGATTTTGACAGTCAGCGGCCTCAATATAGTTGCCTGCGATGTCAACGAACTGTCGCCGATCTATGATCAAAGTGGAGTTTCGACAGCAGTAGCTTGTAAAGTACTTCGTGAACTTTTATTAGCAGTACAAAAATAA
- a CDS encoding saccharopine dehydrogenase family protein yields the protein MGKALIIGAGGVASVVVHKCVQVPDVFEEICIASRTKSKCDALKEKLDGGRTKIQTAQVDADNVDELVELINSFKPDIVINVALPYQDLTIMDACLATGVHYLDTANYEPLDTAKFEYKWQWAYREKFEEAGLTAILGCGFDPGVTGVFSAYAQKHYFDEIHQIDIVDANAGDHGYPFATNFNPEINIREITANGRYWENGEFIETPPLSEKRVYDLPEIGPKDVYLLYHEELESLAQNIKGIKKIRFWMTFSQNYLTHLKVLENVGMTSIEPINFEGQEIVPLQFLKAVLPDPASLGPRTKGKTNIGCIFQGTKDGEEKTYYVYNVSDHQECYREVGSQAISYTTGVPAMIGAMLLLKGEWKKPGVYNVEEFNPDPFMEALNEYGLPWQEDFNPELID from the coding sequence TTGGGTAAAGCGTTAATCATTGGAGCAGGTGGAGTAGCAAGTGTAGTTGTGCATAAATGTGTACAAGTACCTGATGTATTTGAAGAAATTTGCATCGCGAGCCGTACAAAATCGAAATGTGATGCGTTGAAGGAAAAGCTTGATGGCGGCCGCACAAAAATCCAAACAGCGCAAGTGGATGCAGACAATGTTGATGAGTTGGTTGAACTGATCAACAGCTTCAAGCCGGACATCGTCATCAATGTCGCATTGCCGTACCAAGACTTGACGATCATGGATGCGTGCCTTGCAACTGGTGTCCACTACTTGGATACAGCGAACTACGAGCCACTCGATACAGCGAAATTCGAATATAAATGGCAATGGGCTTATCGCGAGAAGTTCGAGGAAGCTGGACTTACTGCAATTCTCGGCTGCGGCTTCGACCCAGGTGTAACTGGCGTCTTCTCCGCTTATGCGCAAAAGCATTATTTCGACGAAATCCATCAAATTGATATTGTGGACGCTAATGCGGGAGACCATGGCTATCCATTCGCAACAAACTTCAACCCGGAAATCAATATCCGTGAAATAACGGCTAACGGCCGCTACTGGGAAAACGGTGAGTTCATCGAAACTCCGCCACTTTCCGAAAAACGCGTATACGATCTGCCTGAAATCGGTCCTAAAGATGTTTACCTTCTCTATCACGAAGAGTTGGAATCACTTGCACAAAATATAAAAGGCATTAAGAAAATCCGTTTCTGGATGACGTTCTCTCAAAACTACTTGACCCACTTGAAAGTGCTTGAAAATGTTGGCATGACATCGATTGAGCCGATCAATTTCGAAGGTCAAGAAATCGTTCCATTGCAATTCCTGAAGGCAGTTCTTCCAGATCCTGCTTCCCTCGGGCCACGTACAAAAGGAAAAACAAACATCGGATGTATTTTCCAAGGAACGAAAGATGGTGAGGAGAAAACGTATTACGTCTATAACGTATCCGACCACCAGGAATGCTATCGCGAAGTCGGTTCCCAAGCGATTTCCTATACGACTGGCGTGCCAGCGATGATCGGCGCGATGCTCTTGCTGAAAGGCGAATGGAAAAAGCCTGGCGTTTATAACGTTGAGGAGTTCAATCCGGATCCATTCATGGAAGCATTGAACGAATACGGTCTGCCTTGGCAGGAAGATTTCAACCCAGAGCTGATCGATTGA
- the nspC gene encoding carboxynorspermidine decarboxylase, translated as MNLNFDPHAVPSPSYVVDEKLLIKNLELLKSVIDRTGCKILLAQKGFSMFSVYPLIGQYLDGVTSSGLLEAKLGYEEMGKEVHTYSPAFSEADFEEILSYSDHLVFNSFDQWRRFRDKVKNYPKPIECGIRINPEYSEIEVDMYNPCFTFSRFGVTLENFEPDELEGISGLHFHTMCEQNSDTLARTIQVVDEKFGKYLKDMKWINFGGGHHITRPDYDIETLIESILFMKEKYGLDVYLEPGEAIALNTGFLVSTVLDTLHNGMPLAILDTSASCHMPDVLEMPYRPEIVGAGLPNEKAITYRFGGPTCLAGDVIGDYSFDQPLMPGDKLVFCDMAHYSMVKNNTFNGMELPAIVLNTVENGPKVIKEFGYEDFKERLS; from the coding sequence ATGAATTTGAATTTCGATCCACATGCAGTCCCCTCCCCTTCGTATGTAGTTGACGAAAAGCTGTTGATTAAAAACCTTGAACTGCTGAAGTCGGTGATCGATAGGACAGGCTGTAAAATTCTTTTGGCCCAAAAGGGCTTTTCGATGTTTTCCGTCTATCCGCTTATCGGGCAATATTTGGACGGCGTGACGTCAAGCGGATTATTGGAAGCTAAGTTAGGATACGAAGAGATGGGGAAAGAAGTGCATACGTACTCCCCTGCCTTTTCAGAAGCTGATTTTGAAGAAATCCTTTCGTACTCCGATCATCTCGTGTTCAACTCATTTGATCAATGGAGACGTTTCAGAGATAAAGTGAAAAACTACCCGAAGCCGATTGAATGCGGCATTCGGATCAATCCCGAGTACTCGGAGATTGAAGTCGATATGTATAATCCATGCTTCACATTTTCACGTTTCGGCGTGACGCTTGAAAATTTCGAACCGGATGAGCTGGAAGGGATTAGCGGCTTGCATTTCCATACGATGTGCGAGCAGAATTCCGACACGCTTGCGCGGACAATTCAAGTCGTCGATGAAAAGTTCGGCAAGTATTTGAAAGACATGAAGTGGATCAATTTCGGAGGCGGCCATCATATTACACGTCCTGATTATGATATTGAAACACTGATCGAATCCATCTTGTTCATGAAAGAAAAATACGGCCTTGATGTCTATTTGGAGCCGGGTGAAGCAATCGCCTTGAACACTGGTTTCCTCGTCTCCACTGTGTTGGATACGTTGCATAACGGTATGCCGCTTGCCATTTTGGATACTTCGGCTTCCTGCCATATGCCCGACGTTCTAGAAATGCCGTACCGTCCCGAAATCGTCGGTGCGGGGCTGCCGAATGAAAAAGCGATCACATATCGGTTCGGCGGACCGACATGCCTTGCGGGGGATGTCATCGGAGATTACTCGTTCGATCAGCCGTTGATGCCTGGCGATAAGCTTGTCTTCTGCGACATGGCCCACTATTCCATGGTGAAGAACAACACATTCAATGGCATGGAACTACCTGCCATCGTGTTGAATACTGTAGAGAATGGCCCGAAGGTGATCAAAGAATTCGGCTATGAGGACTTTAAAGAGCGTTTGTCGTAA
- a CDS encoding stalk domain-containing protein gives MKKIGAVALTALLAGSAWYPFAVQANEDVIQMENEDVKDATDFVRATGIITEIENKENERMVTVENDQGLITIFRIQEKTLLFNSGTTNEMKPADLKKDMKVEAYYDKNKPMILIYPAQITPELFIVIDEEKPGSVKVGKFDKDFLSVDKELKLNIGEETAIENQQGEKIEKADLKDKELVVFYSITTKSLPPQTPPTKIIALNPLTDEEQGEEAEEAPSVPESVLVLIENDHYMKDGVKMIPLRKVAEELGYYVLSQPETNGALLTKGNVTFTITRGEKMYGYNKSLQQFTVAPELIGGNKTYVSEDVLEMLLGNQ, from the coding sequence ATGAAGAAAATCGGAGCAGTTGCATTAACAGCCTTATTGGCAGGAAGCGCATGGTATCCTTTTGCAGTTCAGGCGAACGAGGACGTGATTCAGATGGAAAATGAAGACGTGAAGGACGCTACGGATTTCGTGAGAGCGACAGGTATTATCACCGAAATTGAAAACAAGGAAAATGAACGTATGGTAACTGTCGAAAACGACCAAGGGCTCATAACGATTTTCCGTATCCAAGAAAAGACACTCCTATTCAATAGCGGTACAACTAATGAAATGAAACCGGCCGACTTGAAAAAGGATATGAAAGTGGAAGCTTACTATGATAAAAACAAGCCGATGATCTTGATTTATCCAGCGCAAATTACGCCCGAATTATTCATTGTCATCGATGAAGAAAAGCCTGGCAGTGTGAAAGTTGGTAAATTTGATAAAGACTTCCTAAGCGTGGACAAAGAATTAAAGCTGAATATAGGAGAAGAGACGGCAATCGAAAACCAGCAAGGCGAAAAAATTGAAAAGGCCGATTTGAAAGATAAAGAATTGGTCGTGTTTTACTCAATTACGACGAAAAGCTTGCCGCCACAAACACCTCCAACTAAAATCATTGCGCTCAATCCATTGACCGATGAGGAACAGGGAGAAGAGGCGGAGGAAGCTCCATCAGTTCCAGAGTCTGTTTTAGTCCTGATTGAAAACGACCATTATATGAAAGATGGCGTGAAGATGATTCCATTGCGCAAAGTTGCGGAAGAGCTCGGCTACTACGTACTATCACAGCCAGAAACGAATGGAGCGCTTCTCACGAAGGGGAATGTCACTTTTACCATCACGCGTGGAGAGAAAATGTACGGATACAATAAAAGCCTCCAACAATTCACCGTTGCACCCGAGTTGATCGGCGGTAATAAAACATACGTATCTGAAGACGTCCTTGAAATGCTCCTAGGAAATCAATAA
- a CDS encoding MFS transporter, translated as MKLEGNQSNVTIHRFENKTWLLIVGIIFIASTLRSPLTSVGPIIGPIRDSLGISNVLAGFLTTIPLLAFAFISPFVPKLSKRFGMELTLFVALCLLTVGIVIRSAGSILFLVVGTFLIGVAIAFGNVLLPALLKLSFPLHIGVMTGIYSVAMNISATTASGISAPIVVNTDFGWQGALGVWAALSMLAVILWSPQLKNKRSVQPKLDKTSAEKPNFLWRSPLAWAVTFFMGLQSLLFYCTSAWLPEMLVSEGMTVEKAGWMLSLLQVAQLPMTFIIPILAGRMKDQRMLVIGTAALYLIGYGGVYAGELSFVPLWMIFIGIAGGASFGLAMMFFTLRTETHTEAAELSGMAQSSGYMLAATGPVLFGLLHDVTSSWKSPMLILLIGSLFFLICGLKAGRDEKVISLN; from the coding sequence ATGAAGCTTGAGGGAAATCAAAGCAACGTAACAATACATAGATTCGAGAATAAAACATGGTTATTAATAGTCGGCATCATTTTCATCGCATCAACCTTACGCTCACCTTTGACTTCTGTTGGACCGATTATCGGCCCAATACGAGATAGCCTAGGCATCTCAAATGTGCTGGCAGGCTTCTTGACGACAATTCCCTTGTTGGCGTTCGCTTTTATATCTCCGTTCGTACCGAAACTGTCAAAACGATTTGGCATGGAGTTGACTCTTTTCGTCGCTCTCTGTCTGCTGACGGTCGGGATTGTCATCCGCTCAGCAGGTTCTATTCTATTTTTAGTCGTCGGGACATTCCTGATCGGTGTCGCAATCGCGTTCGGTAATGTTTTATTGCCTGCTTTATTAAAATTAAGCTTTCCATTACATATCGGGGTAATGACAGGGATCTATTCGGTTGCTATGAATATTTCAGCGACGACCGCTTCGGGAATTAGCGCACCGATTGTCGTAAATACTGATTTCGGTTGGCAAGGAGCACTAGGGGTATGGGCTGCCTTGTCCATGCTGGCAGTCATCCTATGGTCGCCGCAGCTGAAAAACAAACGATCCGTGCAACCGAAACTTGACAAAACATCGGCGGAAAAGCCGAATTTCTTATGGCGTTCTCCGCTTGCTTGGGCAGTTACGTTTTTCATGGGGTTGCAGTCGTTGCTGTTTTACTGTACATCGGCATGGCTGCCCGAAATGCTCGTTTCTGAAGGAATGACAGTCGAGAAGGCGGGATGGATGCTTTCACTTTTACAAGTTGCACAATTACCGATGACGTTCATCATTCCGATCCTTGCAGGAAGAATGAAAGATCAGCGGATGCTCGTCATCGGCACTGCGGCATTATACTTGATCGGCTATGGCGGTGTTTACGCCGGGGAATTATCATTCGTTCCTTTATGGATGATCTTCATCGGTATTGCAGGCGGGGCATCGTTCGGATTGGCGATGATGTTTTTCACCTTGCGGACAGAGACGCATACAGAGGCTGCAGAGTTATCGGGCATGGCACAATCATCGGGTTACATGCTTGCAGCCACGGGCCCGGTGCTTTTTGGACTTCTTCATGACGTCACATCCTCTTGGAAAAGTCCGATGCTCATTTTACTCATCGGTTCACTGTTTTTCTTAATTTGTGGATTGAAGGCTGGAAGGGATGAAAAGGTGATTTCGTTAAATTAA
- a CDS encoding acetylornithine transaminase → MSTLFNNYARRPVHLVKGEGTVVEDANGKKYLDFTSGIAVVSLGHAHPAIVKAIQAQSEKLWHVSNLFESPEQKKLAATLMKDTHFSHSFFCNSGAEANEAAIKLARKHSGKTTIITFDQSFHGRTFGAMAATGQEKIKQGFGPMLETFKTVPFNDPAKLEAAIDDDVAAIMLEVIQGEGGIHAVTPEFASAISDICKSKGILCIVDEVQTGIGRTGTRYAYEQTGLKPDILTLAKGLGGGFPIGAMLGTAELFDSFGPGTHGTTFGGNPLAVAVAQTVVDHVFAEDFLKDVQEKSNALIRKLNECLPPERFDIRGNGLLIGIDCKEDVAPFIRQAEEAGLLVVQAGSNVIRMLPPLTVTEEEIDQAVTILTSILLVPTTI, encoded by the coding sequence TTGAGTACGTTATTCAATAATTATGCACGACGACCGGTGCACCTTGTAAAAGGCGAGGGGACAGTCGTTGAAGATGCGAACGGCAAGAAGTACCTCGATTTCACAAGCGGCATCGCTGTCGTCAGCCTTGGTCATGCGCATCCGGCAATCGTCAAGGCGATCCAGGCTCAAAGCGAAAAGCTCTGGCATGTATCGAACTTATTCGAAAGCCCCGAGCAGAAAAAGCTCGCTGCCACTCTAATGAAAGACACGCATTTCTCACATAGCTTCTTCTGTAACAGCGGAGCGGAGGCGAACGAAGCGGCCATTAAACTTGCGAGGAAGCATTCGGGCAAAACGACGATCATTACTTTCGATCAATCATTCCATGGCCGTACATTCGGGGCGATGGCTGCAACGGGCCAGGAGAAAATAAAGCAGGGCTTCGGACCGATGCTTGAAACGTTCAAGACGGTTCCATTCAATGATCCGGCGAAACTGGAAGCTGCTATCGATGATGATGTGGCGGCCATCATGCTGGAAGTGATTCAGGGTGAAGGGGGCATTCATGCCGTCACGCCAGAATTTGCTTCCGCCATTTCGGACATTTGCAAGTCGAAAGGGATTTTATGCATTGTCGATGAAGTGCAGACAGGAATTGGAAGGACCGGTACACGTTATGCATACGAGCAGACAGGATTGAAACCGGATATACTGACGCTCGCCAAAGGATTGGGCGGGGGCTTCCCAATTGGAGCGATGCTCGGAACAGCAGAACTCTTCGATTCATTCGGTCCAGGGACGCACGGCACTACATTCGGCGGGAATCCGCTCGCTGTCGCAGTTGCTCAAACGGTAGTGGATCATGTTTTCGCAGAGGATTTCCTGAAGGATGTCCAAGAAAAATCTAATGCTTTGATTCGGAAATTGAATGAGTGCCTGCCACCTGAACGATTTGATATCCGGGGCAACGGATTGCTTATCGGAATCGATTGCAAGGAAGACGTCGCGCCTTTCATTCGCCAAGCGGAAGAAGCGGGACTGCTCGTTGTGCAGGCCGGTTCCAACGTAATCCGTATGCTGCCGCCATTAACTGTGACCGAAGAGGAAATCGATCAGGCCGTTACGATACTGACATCCATTTTGCTCGTGCCAACGACTATATAA
- the argB gene encoding acetylglutamate kinase, which produces MTTSKSMLHTDRKRIVIKLGGSMLEGLQSGFFKKFQEMQSEGKEIVIVHGGGPSINAALQKNAIESNIINGIRVTCERSISIVKDVLIGDVNPSLVHQLNGADIHAVGLSGFDGKLLTCTLLDEENYGFVGDIQAVNDGLLEKLFAAGIVPVISCIGATECGKPLNINADTVASKVALAIGATSLVFVSDTPGIKIGNEIQTAVSPGDIVNWIEAGDIYGGMIPKVHAAMDCLDAGVPSVQIVDQHLAGTTIGLEEVFS; this is translated from the coding sequence ATGACTACGTCCAAATCAATGCTTCATACCGATCGTAAGCGGATTGTCATTAAACTTGGGGGCAGCATGCTCGAAGGGTTGCAAAGCGGTTTTTTTAAGAAGTTTCAAGAAATGCAAAGTGAAGGCAAGGAAATCGTCATCGTCCATGGCGGCGGGCCTTCCATTAATGCGGCGTTGCAAAAGAATGCCATTGAGTCCAACATCATCAATGGAATACGCGTTACTTGTGAAAGGTCAATCTCCATCGTGAAAGATGTATTGATCGGTGACGTGAATCCATCACTCGTCCACCAATTGAATGGTGCAGACATCCATGCAGTTGGACTGAGTGGGTTCGACGGCAAGCTGCTAACTTGTACATTACTGGATGAAGAAAATTACGGTTTCGTCGGTGATATCCAAGCTGTGAATGATGGATTGCTCGAGAAGTTGTTCGCAGCTGGAATCGTTCCTGTCATATCTTGTATCGGTGCAACCGAATGTGGAAAGCCGCTCAATATTAATGCCGACACAGTCGCAAGCAAAGTTGCACTCGCGATTGGTGCAACGAGCCTCGTGTTTGTGTCGGATACACCGGGAATCAAGATTGGAAATGAAATTCAAACAGCCGTCTCGCCAGGGGATATAGTGAACTGGATTGAAGCCGGGGACATATACGGTGGGATGATACCGAAAGTGCATGCCGCAATGGACTGCTTGGATGCGGGTGTGCCATCCGTCCAAATCGTCGATCAGCATTTGGCAGGCACAACAATCGGACTGGAGGAGGTTTTCAGTTGA
- the argJ gene encoding bifunctional ornithine acetyltransferase/N-acetylglutamate synthase: protein MAVAVQQLKRISGKNIATPKGFKAVGIHCGLKHKKYDLAVLLSEVPASVAGVFTTNAIQAAPLVVTKEVVHQTGQMQAVIINSGNANACTGKQGMIDALTMQEKAAEQFGIDPNLVGVASTGVIGEKLNMEPLLKGISQLEPTSTLEGSIQFSQAILTTDTVMKNTAYRTEVDGKEVIIAGTAKGSGMIEPNMATMLGFITTDANIDSGHLQGALKSVTDMTFNSITVDGDTSTNDMVLVLANGMAGNQSLSPAHPDWGSFVQTLHAVAQDLAKMIAKDGEGATKLIEVEVAGALTDAEARIIAKTVVGSPLVKTAVFGCDANWGRVIAAVGYSGASVDPVGITIKIGDTTVVTDGEPVNFSEEDLLLYLKQPEVKIFVGLNKGNGHGIAWGCDLTYDYVQINASYRS, encoded by the coding sequence ATGGCGGTAGCTGTTCAACAATTGAAACGCATCTCAGGAAAAAATATAGCAACACCTAAAGGGTTCAAAGCGGTCGGCATCCATTGCGGATTGAAGCATAAGAAATACGATTTGGCGGTATTGCTCAGTGAAGTTCCTGCGAGTGTGGCAGGTGTTTTCACGACGAACGCCATCCAAGCGGCCCCTCTTGTAGTGACAAAGGAAGTTGTACACCAAACCGGGCAAATGCAAGCGGTCATCATCAATTCAGGCAACGCAAATGCATGTACCGGGAAACAGGGCATGATTGATGCGCTCACAATGCAGGAAAAGGCGGCCGAACAATTCGGCATTGACCCGAACTTGGTCGGAGTTGCGTCAACAGGTGTCATTGGTGAGAAATTGAATATGGAGCCTTTGCTGAAAGGAATCAGTCAGCTCGAGCCGACAAGCACCCTTGAAGGTTCAATCCAATTTTCTCAAGCGATTTTGACGACAGATACCGTCATGAAAAACACGGCATACCGTACGGAAGTCGATGGCAAGGAAGTCATCATCGCGGGAACAGCGAAAGGTTCTGGAATGATCGAACCGAATATGGCAACAATGCTCGGCTTCATTACGACGGATGCCAACATCGACTCCGGTCATTTGCAGGGAGCGTTGAAGTCCGTGACCGATATGACATTCAATTCCATCACGGTCGATGGAGATACTTCGACGAACGACATGGTCCTCGTGCTAGCGAACGGCATGGCGGGCAATCAATCATTGTCTCCTGCCCATCCTGACTGGGGCTCATTCGTCCAAACATTGCACGCGGTCGCTCAAGATCTTGCAAAAATGATTGCAAAAGATGGGGAAGGGGCGACGAAGCTTATCGAAGTGGAAGTGGCTGGAGCTTTGACGGATGCCGAAGCGAGAATAATTGCCAAGACGGTCGTCGGATCTCCTCTCGTCAAAACGGCGGTATTCGGTTGCGATGCGAACTGGGGAAGGGTCATCGCAGCGGTTGGGTATAGCGGAGCGTCTGTCGATCCAGTAGGGATTACGATTAAAATTGGTGACACGACAGTTGTAACGGATGGCGAGCCGGTCAACTTCTCGGAGGAGGATCTGCTGCTTTATTTAAAGCAACCGGAAGTGAAGATCTTCGTTGGACTGAATAAAGGAAATGGGCATGGAATAGCATGGGGGTGCGATTTGACATATGACTACGTCCAAATCAATGCTTCATACCGATCGTAA
- the argC gene encoding N-acetyl-gamma-glutamyl-phosphate reductase, giving the protein MKIGIIGASGYGGLELIRLLHNHPEVEQLDLFTSSEEGTLFSSKFPHTSTLYDQPLLKIDYAQLIGFDVVFASTPAGVTSRLLPPLIGSGPRLIDLSGDFRLKDFAEYERWYKKTPAPAEAVEQSAYGLTEWNYEEIRNAQLIANPGCYPTAVLLSLLPLIKEKLIDASALIIDAKSGVSGAGNTPGPMTHFSETNENFSIYKIHEHQHIPEIEQGIEQFGGQKTSVTFTTHLVPMTRGIMATSYAPVNAGVTEEQLISCLQETYAGRPFVRIMNESVKFCTKQVAGSNYCDIHVKVDPRTSRATIVSVIDNLVKGAAGQAVQNMNVQFGLDETTGLTQVPLFI; this is encoded by the coding sequence ATGAAGATAGGAATCATCGGTGCTTCCGGGTACGGTGGACTAGAATTGATCCGCTTATTGCATAATCACCCAGAAGTCGAACAACTCGATTTATTCACATCATCTGAGGAGGGGACTTTGTTTTCTAGCAAGTTTCCGCATACATCTACTCTGTATGATCAACCTCTTCTAAAAATCGATTATGCACAGCTGATCGGCTTTGACGTCGTATTTGCCAGTACGCCGGCCGGAGTGACGAGCCGATTGCTACCGCCACTTATCGGCAGTGGACCGAGACTGATAGATTTATCCGGAGATTTCAGGTTGAAGGATTTTGCTGAGTACGAACGTTGGTATAAGAAAACACCTGCACCAGCTGAAGCGGTGGAGCAAAGCGCATACGGATTGACGGAATGGAATTATGAAGAAATCCGGAATGCGCAGCTTATTGCGAACCCTGGATGCTATCCGACTGCAGTGCTTCTCTCATTATTGCCATTGATCAAAGAAAAGCTGATCGATGCATCAGCACTCATTATCGATGCAAAGAGCGGTGTGTCGGGAGCCGGGAACACTCCGGGACCGATGACTCATTTCAGTGAAACGAATGAAAACTTCTCCATCTATAAAATTCATGAGCACCAGCATATTCCGGAAATCGAACAAGGGATTGAACAGTTTGGCGGTCAAAAAACATCGGTGACATTTACAACGCATCTTGTTCCGATGACGAGGGGCATCATGGCTACAAGTTATGCACCAGTTAACGCCGGCGTTACGGAAGAGCAGCTTATCAGTTGTTTACAAGAAACATATGCGGGACGGCCTTTTGTGAGGATCATGAATGAATCGGTGAAATTTTGTACGAAGCAAGTGGCCGGTTCAAATTACTGTGATATTCATGTGAAAGTGGATCCACGAACGAGCCGGGCTACGATCGTATCGGTCATCGACAACTTGGTGAAAGGGGCTGCCGGGCAGGCGGTCCAAAATATGAATGTGCAATTTGGGTTGGATGAAACGACAGGTTTGACGCAAGTTCCATTATTCATTTAA